Below is a window of Candidatus Palauibacter australiensis DNA.
TCCCCTTCCCGCTTCGCTTCACCTCCGACTGCGGGAGGGGTTCCGCACGCCGGAGACGGTGGCGGAGACCGCGGGCACGCTCGCGGCGTATCCGTTCATCGAGGAGGCGCGCTTCGGGGAGGAGTGGGTGGAGCGGCTCTTCGCCCTGCGGAGCGCGGCGGCGGGGATCGCCCTCGCCCTGGGCGGCGGGTTCGCGCTGGTCGCCGTGCTCCTCATCGTCACGACGGTGCGCATGGCCGTCCTCGCGCGCGGCGAAGAGATCGAGATCATGCAGATCGTGGGCGCGCGGGAAGGCTACATCCAGCGGCCCTTCCTCCTCGAAGGCGCGGTCACCGGGCTTGCGGGCGGGCTGCTCGCGCTCGGCGTCACGCGACTCGCGTACCTCGTCTTCCCCGCGCGTTTCGCGGCCGTCGAATCTCTCGCGTGGCTCCCGCACCTCTGGACCGCGGCGGGGGTCGCCGCCGCCGCCGCTCTCGGCCTGCTCGCTGCCGCCTTCTCCGTGCACCGTGAGGTGGGACGGGTGTATGGCCCCTCGTAGCCGCGCGTGGACGGCGCGGGTCGTTGCGGCCGTGAGCGTCGCCGTCGCGACGATCCACGCGTGGACCGCGCCGGCTCCCGCGATCGCGCAGGAGTCGCCCGACGTGCGGCGCCGCCTCGACGAGAGCCAGGCGCGGCTGGAACTCATTCGCGAAGAACGGCAGCGGCTGCGCCGCGAACTCGCGGGGATCGCCGGCCAGGTCAGCGGCGACTCGGCCGAACTCGTGAACATCGAACGCCAGATCGACGCCTCGGCGAGTCTGCTGGCCGAGTTCGACGTTCAACTGCTCGCACTCTCCGACCGGCTCACGGTCATGACGCGCGAGATGCTGCTCACGCGCGACGAACTCACGGCGCGCCGAGTCGTGCTGCGGGCGCGGCTCCGCGACATCTATAAGCGCGGCCCCCTCCGCACCGTCGAGGTGCTGCTCTCCTCGGGGTCGTTCTCGGACCTGCTCAATCGCTACCGGTACCTCCGCGATGTCGCGGTCTTCGACCGCATGCTCCTGGAGGACGTGAGGGAACTCGAGGGCAGCCTCGCGGACCAGCGCGGCGGGTTGAGCCGGGAGAGCGACCGCATCGCAGGCGTACGGACGGAGAATCTCCGGGAGTACGACGAGCTGGAGAGGCTGGAGGGGCAGCGGCAGGAACGGTTGAGCCGCTTCGAGGACCGCCGCGACGAGGCGCAGTCGACGCTGGCCCGCCTGGCGACGGAGGAGGCCGAGCTGCGCGCGCTCATCGGTGGCCTGGAAGAACGACGCCGCTCGGCGGAACGGGAGGCCGGCGCCGCGTCGGTCTCGTCGCTGACGACCGGGGATCTCGGACGCCTCGCCTGGCCGGTCGAGGGAGAGATCCTGTGGCGCTTCGGGCCCGAGCGGGAAGGGCGCACGACGATCCCGCGCGAAGGGATCGGGATCGCGGCCCCGCGCGGCACGCCCGTGAACGCCGTGGACCGCGGCACCGTCGCCTCTGTGGCGGCACGCGCCTCGGGACAGACGGTGATCCTCGACCACGGAGGCGGTTTCTACTCGTCCTATCAGAAGCTCCGCGACGTCACGGTCCGAGAGGGACAGCCGGTCGGCGAGGGACAGCCGATCGGGCATGTGGGCGGGGACGCCACCCGGCCGCACATCGAGTTCCAGATCTACGAACCGGGGGCGGTGGGGCCCCGCGCGGTGGACCCCGTCCGGTGGCTGCGGGGCCGGCCGTGAACGGCGAGCGCCAGCGTCCCTGGGGGCAGGAGGACCTCCTGCGGCGCCTGGCAGGCGCCGTCGCGGGCCGGAGGCTGCCGCAGTCGCTCCTCGTCCACGGCCCGGAGGGCGTCGGCAAGCGTTCGCTGGCCCTGTGGCTCGCGCGCGCGCTCCAGTGCGAGGCCGCCGAGACCGGGAATGGACCGTGCGAAGATTGTCGGAGCTGTCGCATGGCCGCGCGGCTGGAACACCCGGACATCCACCTCCACTTCCCGATGCCGCGCCCCAAGCGTGCCGCCTCGCGGGCCAAGCTGAGAGAGGCCATCGAGGCCCAGCGCCACGAGCGTCTCGCGCTCCTGCGGGAGGATCTCCACGCGCGTCTGGACCCGGACGCGGTCACGGGGCTCTATGTGGCCGCCGTGGAAAACATCCGGAACCAGGCGTCCCGGCGTCCGTCGATGGCGGGCAGGTCGGTGTTCGTCATCGAGGATGCGGAACGGATGGTGCCGCAGAGCGCCAGTCCCGAAGCGGCGAACGCCTTTCTCAAACTCCTGGAGGAACCGCCGCCCTTCGCGTACATCGTGCTCACGAGCGGCCGTCCGGACGCCCTTCTGCCGACGATCCGCTCCCGCACGGTGCCGCTCCGCATCGCGCCGCTGCCGACCGAGCGCGTAGCGGCCTACGTGGCGGAACGCCTCGGCGTTCGCGACGACGACCGGGCGCGGGGCGTGGCAAGGCGGGCCGGTGGCGCCGTCTACCGGGCCCGCAGGCTCGTCGACGCCGAAGCCGGCGAATCCGAGGCCACCGCGGACGGTCTGCTTGCCGCCGCCCTCGACGGCACGCCGCAGGCGCGCTATCGCGCCGCATCCCGTTTCTCCGCCCGTGGCGCCCGAGGGGAATTGGAGCCGGCGCTCGAGGCGCTGCGCATCCGCCTGCGGGACATGCTCTGCGTCGCCGCGGGGGCCGCCGACGCGGCCCTCGATCCGGACCGCGCGAGAACGTCCGGCGGAGCGGGAAGCGGGGGCGCCCGCGGAGCGGCCGGAGCCCCCGCGGAAGCAGCGGTCCTCGAAGCCCTCGCGGCCGTGGATGCGGCGGTGGAAGGGGTGGGCCGCAACCTGAATCCGCAGGCGACGACGGCCCTCCTGCTCGAGGAGATGAGCGCGGCCTTCGCCGGCCGCTCCACTGGCCGAACGGCGGGAACACCGCAGTTTGCGGGGGTACTGAGAAGTCTGTGACGGGAGGCAGCTTCGTGGACGGACTCACACATCTGGATTCGGAAGGGCGGGTGCGAATGGTCGACGTGGGCGAGAAACCGCTCACGCGGCGCGTGGCCGTGGCCGAGGGCCGGATCCGAATGCGCCGCGCGACGCTCGACGCCATCCGGGGGGGCGAGATCGAGAAGGGCGAAGCGCTCGCCGTGGCCCGTCTCGCGGCGATCCAGGGGGCCAAGACGGCGTCCACGCTTGTTCCGCTCTGCCATCCGATCCCTCTCGACGCGGTCGATGTCGACCTCGAAGCCGAGGAGACGCCGCCCGCCTACCGGCTCAGCGTGCGGGCCTCGGCGGAGTGGCGCACGGGCGTCGAGATGGAGGCGATGGCCGGCGTCGCGGCCGGTCTGCTCGCCCTGTACGACATGTGCAAGGCGATCGACCGGGGCATGGCGCTGGGGCCGATTCGACTCCTCGAGAAGCGCGGCGGACGATCGGGCGCCTGGACGGCGGAAGCGAAGTGACGCGGCTGCGGGGGACGCGGATACGGAGGACTGGGTGAACCACAGAGAGGCGCTCCGGAACAAGATCGAGTCGGGTGCGGCCCGGGTGGGCGTGCTCGGGCTCGGCTACGTCGGCCTTCCCGTCGTCACGGCGTTCTCCGGCGCCGGCTTCCGGACGCTGGGGTTCGACATCGACGAGCGTGTCGTGCGGCGGGTGAGGCGGGGCGCCTCCCACATCGGCGATGTCCCGGCGCGGGCCGTCGCCGCCGTCGTCGAGCGCGGCCTCCTCGATGCGACCACGGACTTTGGCCGGCTCGGGGAGATGGACGCCGTCATCATCTGCGTTCCCACGCCGCTCGGGAAGACCGGGGACCCCGACGTTTCCCACATTCTGGACGCGCTCGGGCACATCCGGGACGGTCTCCGGCCCGGCCAGCTCATCATCCTCGAGTCGACCACCTGGCCGGGGACGACCCGGGAACTCCTGCAGCCGGAACTCGAACAGGGCGGACTTACGGCGGGGGAGGAGTTTTTCCTCGCCTTCAGCCCCGAGCGCGTCGACCCGGGCAATCCCACCTACACGTTCACGAACACGGCGAAGGTCGTGGGCGGACTGACCGCCTCGTGCCGCGAACTCGCCGCCGGTCTCTACGAACGGGTCATCGACGAGGTCGTGAGCGTTTCGTCGCCCGAGGTCGCCGAACTCACGAAGCTGCTGGAGAACACCTTCCGCGCGGTGAACATCGGTCTCGTGAACGAGATGGCGGTGATCGCGGACCGTCTGGGGATCGACATCGGCGAGGCCGTCGAGGCCGCGGCGACGAAGCCGTACGGCTTCATGCGTTTCACGCCCGGCCCCGGCCTGGGCGGCCACTGCCTCCCGATCGACCCGCAGTACCTCGCCTGGAAGATGCGGACGCTCCAGTACCGGACCCGCTTCATCGAACTCGCCGCCGAGGTCAACGCGGAGATGCCGCGCTACGTCGTGGACCGCGTCGCGCAGGCGCTCAACCGGCATCGACTGCCGCTGAACGGCAGCCGCGTCCTCCTGCTGGGCGTCGCCTACAAGCCGGGCGTCGGCGATGTCCGCGAGAGTCCGGCGCTCGATGTCATCGAACTTCTGCGCCGGCAGGGCTCCGAGGTCTCATACCATGATCCGTTCGTACCGCGGCTGGCGCTTGAGGGCGGCGATCTCGAATCGCAGCCGCTGACGGCGGAGTCGCTCGCAGCGAGCCACGCGACGGTCGTCATCACGGATCACCCGCACGTGGACTACGGTCTCGTGCTAGAGAAGGCGCCGATCATCGTCGATACGCGTAACGGACTGCCGAAGGGGGCCGGCGAACCCGGGGAGTCGGGCGGCGCGGTCCTCTATCCGCTCTCCGGCCCGCCGCGCGACGGCTCAGCGCCGGATCTGAAGCCGATCGCCGGGGTGGATCCGGGTCGAGGAGAGGCGATTCCACTCGATAAGCTCGCGCGTCGACACCGCATGTCGGCGGGCGATCAGCCATAGCGAGTCGCCCGGCCGGACCAC
It encodes the following:
- a CDS encoding permease-like cell division protein FtsX, with amino-acid sequence MREALAGFRRTPLLCALSIGAVGLSLVILGLFGLVAHNVGGAIGDVERRVEVVGYLLDDAGPEEVRAARQELEVLPAVESVRYVSKDEALERARRDLVEFSNVYGELRVNPLPASLHLRLREGFRTPETVAETAGTLAAYPFIEEARFGEEWVERLFALRSAAAGIALALGGGFALVAVLLIVTTVRMAVLARGEEIEIMQIVGAREGYIQRPFLLEGAVTGLAGGLLALGVTRLAYLVFPARFAAVESLAWLPHLWTAAGVAAAAALGLLAAAFSVHREVGRVYGPS
- a CDS encoding peptidoglycan DD-metalloendopeptidase family protein; protein product: MAPRSRAWTARVVAAVSVAVATIHAWTAPAPAIAQESPDVRRRLDESQARLELIREERQRLRRELAGIAGQVSGDSAELVNIERQIDASASLLAEFDVQLLALSDRLTVMTREMLLTRDELTARRVVLRARLRDIYKRGPLRTVEVLLSSGSFSDLLNRYRYLRDVAVFDRMLLEDVRELEGSLADQRGGLSRESDRIAGVRTENLREYDELERLEGQRQERLSRFEDRRDEAQSTLARLATEEAELRALIGGLEERRRSAEREAGAASVSSLTTGDLGRLAWPVEGEILWRFGPEREGRTTIPREGIGIAAPRGTPVNAVDRGTVASVAARASGQTVILDHGGGFYSSYQKLRDVTVREGQPVGEGQPIGHVGGDATRPHIEFQIYEPGAVGPRAVDPVRWLRGRP
- the moaC gene encoding cyclic pyranopterin monophosphate synthase MoaC translates to MDGLTHLDSEGRVRMVDVGEKPLTRRVAVAEGRIRMRRATLDAIRGGEIEKGEALAVARLAAIQGAKTASTLVPLCHPIPLDAVDVDLEAEETPPAYRLSVRASAEWRTGVEMEAMAGVAAGLLALYDMCKAIDRGMALGPIRLLEKRGGRSGAWTAEAK
- a CDS encoding nucleotide sugar dehydrogenase, with product MNHREALRNKIESGAARVGVLGLGYVGLPVVTAFSGAGFRTLGFDIDERVVRRVRRGASHIGDVPARAVAAVVERGLLDATTDFGRLGEMDAVIICVPTPLGKTGDPDVSHILDALGHIRDGLRPGQLIILESTTWPGTTRELLQPELEQGGLTAGEEFFLAFSPERVDPGNPTYTFTNTAKVVGGLTASCRELAAGLYERVIDEVVSVSSPEVAELTKLLENTFRAVNIGLVNEMAVIADRLGIDIGEAVEAAATKPYGFMRFTPGPGLGGHCLPIDPQYLAWKMRTLQYRTRFIELAAEVNAEMPRYVVDRVAQALNRHRLPLNGSRVLLLGVAYKPGVGDVRESPALDVIELLRRQGSEVSYHDPFVPRLALEGGDLESQPLTAESLAASHATVVITDHPHVDYGLVLEKAPIIVDTRNGLPKGAGEPGESGGAVLYPLSGPPRDGSAPDLKPIAGVDPGRGEAIPLDKLARRHRMSAGDQP